Genomic DNA from Mixophyes fleayi isolate aMixFle1 chromosome 7, aMixFle1.hap1, whole genome shotgun sequence:
ggcAGCTATCTTGTAATGACATCATGTGACATGTCTGTATGCAAATTAACCTGATATATTTTCTCTGctggagcagcacggtggcttagtggttagcacttctgcctcacagcgctggagtcatgacttcaattcccgaccatggccttatctgtgtggagtttgtatgtaatccccgtgtatgtgtgggtttcctccgggtgctccggtttcctcccacactccaaaaacatactggtaggttaattggctgctatcaaattgaccctagtgtctgtgtgtgtgtgtgtgtgtgtctgtgttaggaaatttagcctgtaagctccaatggggcagggactgatgtgagtgagttctctgtacagcgctgtggaattagtggcgctatataaataaatggtgatgatgatgatgagtaaccCTGACAGCCCTATCAATTCCCCTCTTCTTGAGCGGCAACTGGTCCcaccaattcactaggaatcagtgataTCCCTGTGGCATAAGGCACATCACCGCAAAAAAGTGCCTCTTGCCTCAAAATGAATATTGGATCGGTCTCCACCGCATGAAGCTATCTGGTACAGGCTGTGGGGTGCGGGTTATTTACAGTTTGCTAAAAGGGATGTGATTGCATCATACTGATGTagagcaagagaaaaaaaaaagagaggaaagAATGAATTTTACATCACATGTTCTCACATGTTTCTATATGCCCTTCTTAGTTATCTAAACTACCTATAATAAGACATCTTTAGTTTGCGGTCAAGGTCTTCCAGATCACTATTCAAACGTGAAATCTGTCTTTTCTTGGCTTCTAGATCCTGTTCTTTCTCAATGAGCTCGTTGTCTTTCTTCCTGATCACATCCATTTTCTCGTTAATGCTGCGACTCagtgcctcctccttcatctctTTCTGTCTCAACATCTCCGCTTTAATCTGATTTACAGACTTCTTTATAAACTCCAGCTGTGGGTCCAGGTTCTGCTTCTTTTGGATGCCCCTGTCCGCCTCTTGCAGGCAGACGTTCAGCAATCTCAGCACTTTACTGTCGGTGTCCAGATTCCGGGCAGAATTAGTGGTGGTGTAATTATCTAGATCAATGATGTGCTGGGCTCCGAGCTCTTCGAACAGCTGGCATGTATCAGTAATATTTTGGTCTTTATGGTTAGTGAGGACCACAATGGGAACAATTCCTAGAAGAAGAAGATAGAGAtaggaaatgcatttatttagtttttttgttttttttattaatactagagatggtcactgacccccgtgttttggttttggattcggttttggatctggattaccgtcgtgttttggttttggttttggttttgcaaaacctccaatgcgtgttttggttttggttttggttttgtttggttttgttttgctattttttgggaaaatccatgtttttgggcctaaattaacccaatttagtgctccaactgttttagagacaagtaatctaattgttgaggtaataaatcatcccaaaaaacagtttaattcttcgttggtaggcctattctacacacaaaacagattgtcttcctctccatctatgcatattggcaatgcagccatcgtctttgaatgtatattacaccctacacttatagttaaatatgtaaagaaatggaaaaagccagtttggtttctgtctctcaaggcccccctccacttgtataaaataccaaaaaattcagccattatagactgtacaatattaattgacatggagaaagccagtttggtttctgtctctcaaggcccccctccacttgtataaaatacccaaaaattcagccattatagactgtacaatattaattgacatggagaaagccagtttggtttctgtctctctaggcccccctccacttgtataaaatactaaaaaattcagccattatagactgtacaatattaattgacatggagaaagccagtttggtttctgtctctctaggcccccctccacttgtataaaatactaaaaaattcagccattatagactgtacaatattaattgacatggagaaagccagtttggtttctgtctctctaggcccccctccacttgtataaaatactaaaaaattcagccattatagactgtacaatattatgaaaaatggacaaagccagtttagggtcactctgtctatgacaccctacccttaaggataaattgccctaacagcagcctttcaagatggtatgtgatatggaaatgccacaagtccctttcctctttggggtagattgcaccctacacttacatagaaagttttaaaaagatgttatcggcatcatcttcagcttcatcctcaccctcatcagtgttatcgtcatcatcacagactatcaattcatcgccgcttgaatccgccattagagaacagtcagtgcttgcatgtcttggatggtgaaggccttcctcgtggaagatgtagttcatttttataaacatcattttctccacatttttgggaagtaaccttctacggcgatcactgactaagttccctgctgtgctgaacactcgttcagagtacacactggagggtgggcagcttaggtattgcaaagcaagtttgtacatgggtttccaaatagcttgcttttcttcccagtaaggaaagggactgtctgacatttccatatcaactacctcttgaaagtaatcctccaccatcctttgcatgtttatactcatattggatggacttatgggcaaagtgacacttttttttgaaaaatccttcaaaccagcccagatgttaaattgttctcgtctgccccctgtgtcttccctgcttcttttttggaaatttaattttttacgagcaacagcttgagaaagtgaaggaggacacgtcgtcaagccgaggcccagttcagcggccaacttgctgagcaatagctccttgcaaaagttcacatctcgctcatttacaagtaaagactcaatgtaggttttaaaccttggatcaagcacagtggccaaaacgtactgatccgagttcaagatcttaataactcgaggatcattgtgaagcgaattaagtacttgatcgacaaggccaacatactttgctgaattgcttgctttcagctcctccttcattttctcaagctgcttttccaatagtctaattaaaggaatgacttggctcaaactagcagagtctgcactgacctcacatgtcacaacttcaaatggtttcagcaccttgcacagcactgaaaggattccccactgtgcaagagtgaaatacatcccccctcctttcccaatgtcatgacttgtgcaatatgcttggatggctttgcgctgttcctccatcctctgaagcatgtacagggtggaattccaccgagttaccacctcttgcttaagttggtggcagggcaagttaaactgctcttggagctgctgtaatctcctacatgctgtggctgaatgcctgaaatggcctgaaattttacgggccaccgaaagcatctcctgcacctcacggttatttcgtaggaagctctgcaccaccaagttgatggtgtgagcaaaacagggaatatgttggaaatcacccagctgtaatgctcgcactatattgttggcgttatctgaaatgacataccctggggagagtccgagtggtataagccatgcatcaatcacatctctcagtttgcgtaacaaattgtcagccgtatgcctgttagtgaagccggtgatacaaagagtggcctgcctgtgacaaatgttacgtagtggtgtacatgctgctgctgttcctgctggtgaaggtgaatgaccaacccagtgggctgtcacagtcatatagtctttggtttggccacttccacttgtccacatatctgtggttaagtgaacagtgggcagaatggcatttttcagcgcaatctctacatttttacacactttttggtatagttgtggaatagctttacgggagaaatggtgtcgcgatggaattctgtaacgcggacacaaaacctcaattaactgtgaaaaaccagctgcgtttatggtggagattggacgcagatctaacactaacattgcagccatggcgtctgtgattcgcttggcgactgggtgactgctgtcatatttgcttcccctcgcaaaggattgtttcacagttaattgctgaaatgtaggactgctcattttattcacctgcctctgggatgacgattcacccccagcagcagcaacagcagcagcaggactaacgctttcttcagaggaatcaataatagtgccggagtcatccagccttaagtgggatgccgggctaactccgagcgctactgaggatattgatgaggatggtgtggtgggtgtattttgtggccgtcggtatgtcggtgagcggagggtcttagctgatgagggagtgcttgtattcttttgggaagaactttcagcttttcccaacactttgccatgaactctcgttaaatggcgtaacatagacgaggttccaagatggttaaggtccctccctcgactgactgtggcttcacatacactacaaatggctatacaattgttgtctggatttgggtagaaataattccacacataagaagtggatttttttgttttatgcccaggcatgacaatggcctttttcttgtcacgtgccagaactgctgccactggtgcaggacttacacaaacaacctcatcctcatcaacatcctcattagcgccctcgtcgcctacacaaatctccccctcatcctcttctaattccaaagtggcatcctcaatttgggtatcaccggctacactcgggctattaaggcacacatcagcagaatgctcacgattagacatcccactgttggatggactctccacagggattgttgtcatttgtgaatcagagcaaatattctcctgtaatgcctcactggtatcttgcagctcagctttgacgcgtaacagtagttgtgcaccaattgtaggctgggtaactttttgggatctgccactaatagccaaaggtgaaggcctcattctctctttgccactgcgtgtgtagaatggcatgcttgcaattttttttttatcgtcacttaacttttgctcagttacacttctttttcgcttcaatacagtaaatttttttttggtttttgttttttgcactaatttgaaaacactctgttgtttgacatcgccttggccagatgacgtactgggaacactaacatcaggactggtgacagaacctggttgctcatttagatcatatgtggactgctttgaatccattgcgtagatactgctgacagatatgacttttgacagccagaaatattaatgcacaattagggaggacaccccaaaaacactgaggagtgctaaaatttattgagtagatactgctgacagatatgacttttgacagccagaaatattaatgcacaattagagaggacaccccaaaaacactgaggagtgcttaaaattattgagtagatactgctgacagatatgacttttgacagccagaaatattaatgcacaattagagaggacaccccaaaaacactgaggagtgctaacatttattgagtagatactgctgacagatatgacttttgacagccagaaatattaatgcacaattagggaggacaccccaaaaacactgaggagtgctaaaatttattgagtagatactgctgacagatatgacttttgacagccagaaatattaatgcacaattagagaggacaccccaaaaacactgaggagtgctaacatttattgagtagatactgctgacagatatgacttttgacagccagaaatattaatgcacaattagagaggacaccccaaaaacactgaggagtgctaacatttattgagtagatactgctgacagatatgacttttgacagccagaaatattaatgcacaattagggaggacaccccaaaaacacagaggagtgctaaaatttattgagtagatactgctgacagatatgacttttgacagccagaaatattaatgcacaattagagaggacaccccaaaaacactgaggagtgcttaaaattattgagtagatactgctgacagatatgacttttgacagccagaaatattaatgcacaattagagaggacaccccaaaaacactgaggagtgcttaaaattattgagtagatactgctgacagatatgacttttgacagccagaaatattaatgcacaattagagaggacaccccaaaaacactgaggagtgctaacatttattgagtagatactgctgacagatatgacttttgacagccagaaatattaatgcacaattagggaggacaccccaaaaacacagaggagtgctaaaatttattgagtagatactgctgacagatatgacttttgacagccagaaatattaatgcacaattagagaggacaccccaaaaacactgaggagtgcttaaaattattgagtagatactgctgacagatatgacttttgacagccagaaatattaatgcacaattagagaggacaccccaaaaacactgaggagtgcttaaaattattgagtagatactgctgacagatatgacttttgacagccagaaatattaatgcacaattagagaggacaccccaaaaacactgaggagtgctaacatttattgagtagatactgctgacagatatgacttttgacagccagaaatattaatgcacaattatgggggacaacccaaaagcgctggggagtgccaaatatgaagaaaaaataataaacctctatcctcctctctgcactagcgattttggttagagcaattgcaagaacaatattgtattctttctctgtccctgctctaattagcctatgactacaccctgctctctccctctgtcaaatggcgatggattgctgtggaggcgtgtatttataaagttgaagtatcgcgagaaccgagtcccgagatccgacgacgtcacaatgacgttcggcctcgatttggattcggaattggcgggagagtaccgagctgctcagctcggtactcggatacccaaagttcgggtgggttcggttctcggagaaccggacccgcccatctctaattaatacacaatttattttttgaaaaaggaATAAAGTTAAAAACAGACTTCCCGataaaatccaatataaaaagcaTACAGTCATACAATTCCTTTTAAAGTGCTAAAATGAATAGGAacttacaccagggggtaaatgtatgaacatgcgtgttcttcaacacccgcgtgttcggcgattaaatttcaatcggcgctgcattgtaaagggaaacttccctttacaatgcagcgccgcttgaaatttaatcgccgaacacgctgaacacgcgggtgttgaagaacccgcatgttcatacatttacccccaggtatataGAAGTACACATAAGAGGATGGCATTTTACAGTAACTGATATCTTATCATTGACCTGGATGATGTTTGAGCCATGGGCACATACGCCCAATATTTAGTTTGTCTCACCAAATGAAGCACTCGTAATTGCATAATACTCACTTCAAACCCTTTTtgagtttaaatatttttaaaaacacaccTCTCACCCAAAGTGTATTAATACAGTGTATAAGGCAAGCCTCAAAagacctagggcctgagtcattaaggaaagtaaggcaaaaaaaaaatatgagtaagttttctcctggacaaaaccatgttgcatggcaaggggtacaaattagtttattattttgcacataagatatatactggctgttttttcacctagcacacaaatacttgatagctttatttgtacactgaaatttaaagttgatctaggacatgccctaccccaactataaatctgccatcacaatttacatttgtctcccccctccaatgcaacatggttttgctcaggtgcaaagttactcctttttttatgctttgctctccttaatgactcaggcccctaggaTCTGGTGCAGAGTGGAATGAAAGCGTAACTTGTAATTGAAAAACAATTGCACGCACCCCCCTCGGACACTAGCGTCCAACTTGCTGAACATGTACCTTTTATTTTATAGGTTAGAAACGCGACGGCTATTTAGTGTCATTTAGACTTGAATAAGTTAGCTAATACAACTTGAACAACTCTCcgatatgcaaataaaaaatataaaaagatctATGCTACAACACGCTCATCTAATTCTAATCTATAGCCAtgcaggagcaaacgcaggatttgtagaggggggtttccacaccacgccaccagtgggcgtgaccagcatgcatgggggcgtggctataattttagacagtgcttggctgctctccaactcttcctatccccataatatacatgggcaatgctgcatgcactactgttaggtgcacgcagctctcccttttcaagcagagctgtgtgaatcgggagcagggtccagccacctcaattatacagtgccccagacttgaaaggggtttccaggcactaggaatccccccTCGTTTTGTCTAGGCCAAGCAAATACTAAAGTCCCGATAAGTGcctgcaaatcatttgcaaacaCCTAATTGCAAGCGAATCACTAGTTCGGGTATTTGTCATCATCATCGATCATCCGctatttacacctgcccc
This window encodes:
- the LOC142097327 gene encoding uncharacterized protein LOC142097327 isoform X2: MQSPAVDNEDVCLIRHTLSQYKPGSTRDLRDHNFRRVCLQLFGLVGHGKSSLINSCLCVVQDCHFSNEAGSGRTGKPFTMARKEYKLTDSVYIIDNRGLNQMTKDEKLEVAAQFRIVPIVVLTNHKDQNITDTCQLFEELGAQHIIDLDNYTTTNSARNLDTDSKVLRLLNVCLQEADRGIQKKQNLDPQLEFIKKSVNQIKAEMLRQKEMKEEALSRSINEKMDVIRKKDNELIEKEQDLEAKKRQISRLNSDLEDLDRKLKMSYYR